ATGGCCGCCGACGCGCCGAGGAGCTCCACGGTCGAGCCGTCCTTGCGCTGCCGGCGCAGCTCTCGGGCGTGGTAGGTGGCGCCCGTCTCGACCTGATCCCGGAGCCTGAGGTACTCCTCCCGTTTCTCCTCGGGGATGATCGGGAGCCCCCGGCCGAGCACCTCCTCCTCCCGCCAGCCGAAGATCTTCTGGGCGGCGGCGTTCCAGATGAGGACCGCGCCTTCCAGGTCGGTGCAGATGATGGCCAGGGGAGAGGCGCTCACGAGAGCCTGCAGCATCTGGTTGGTCTTCGCGAGTTGCTCCTCGACCCCCGTGCGCTCGGTGAAACGGGCCTGTGCCCCCTTGAGGGTTGCCCGGCTTTTCCCGCGGGCTGCCTTCCCGGCCGCCCGGGTCGCAGAGTTCTTGGCCGCGCGCGCCGGTTCGACGCGCTCGCCCCTCCCTCCCGTCTTCTTCCCCTTCCCCATAGCCCTCGACGGCCTCTCGGACCGGCACCATTCCCGCACCCGGCGCTAATATTCATACCGATAAGGATTGTCCAAGGCAAGAAGGAGCTTATCGAAAGACGGAGGAGATCGGGCGGAAAGGGCGGAGACCTCTTCTCTGTCATTATCGGTATAACATCTTGTAATTTCTAGCAATTCTGCTGTTAATGGCGGTGTAAACCAAGTTCCGGGAATCTTCGACGTCATCGAGCGGATGCCCCCGGGCGGCCGGAGCGTCCGCCGAGTGGGGGTCGGCAGATTCCCCCGGGACCCGCGTCCTGGGTGACCTGCGGATGCCGGCCAAGCGCACCCACGCTCCGTTCCGCTACAGCGTCCCGCGCGCGGGCAGCTCCTCGGTCGGCTCCCCGCTGACGTAGCGGCAGAGGCGGTCGGCGTGCTCGCGCGCCCGCGCCTCGACCTCCTCGCGCGTGTTGTAGACGTCGGGAATGAAGATCATCCCGTGCGAGACGATCGGCCGGCGGTAGCGCATGCCGGTCAGGTTGCACATCTGCCGCAGCGGGCTGAGCAGCTCGCCGATGGT
The sequence above is a segment of the bacterium genome. Coding sequences within it:
- a CDS encoding NAD(P)H-dependent oxidoreductase, with the translated sequence FPFYWYGVPGILKEWMDRVLTYGFAYGSTGDKLRGKDFLVSTTIGGPAEAYCEGGYNNFTIGELLSPLRQMCNLTGMRYRRPIVSHGMIFIPDVYNTREEVEARAREHADRLCRYVSGEPTEELPARGTL